One window from the genome of Bacillus weihaiensis encodes:
- a CDS encoding zinc-ribbon domain-containing protein produces the protein MKLAELDQLYRNLFKDYLENQEGINWDSYIKQEKKIVESYLIDLLNKGDNLKSRQTDTPIIETHRELVNEIWDWESNSQLEIFPDRYSSGSQQSAIFICPNNNTHPPYIKKIYQLFNETQGCPYCAGNYKRCITNSFGYLKKDFTQYWDIKQNGQLTPFHVGIGAEEEVSFICAGCKKESKICKVQNYKVLRYCDSCKSHFKTKRKKRNPILNDEMESFYNSVWDEFSSDVPLNWEEIFEKEKEITEREFMKKIELKKRNNKKVEPLDLNSDLIQKEWNIELNLKLGIEPEKFSKGSSQIAVFNCIEEELHPSYDTKISNKTLNENKCPYCNLQRICIHNSFGYRYPEVAISWSDEKNGEVNPFKISHGVNKKYFFTCPVCENEEWYTTPINRVKRYACPTCMKGKNVSFPQHAIYYYFKKLVSKKTELCFDLNRDIPKAHVLEIDVFLPYFKFGIEYHGEYYHKDKEESDLEKKHKITKRGIDLIIIRESDRLEFKETETQYIHYTKSGFGTIEYFNSLKECILKSFDYLCSNFPELSSVKNRFDEIDIEKDAFEIQKHLFYPKENHFFVTHPYLKEHWDDEKNKKEGFRPEFFTAGSNTKVFWKCLTCNKESYERPIKTMCNSQQIIGCKSCMSSYMSKVKTDYFKNKPKYEVVSDSIAETHPDILHIWMYDKNGEMRPEYLKANSSEEIIVMWNGEERTSTVRNIIDSLERKEKRDKETKKKEKEIIDGFLKGHTKQKIKDDCKVSDKRINNVYEKYIESGIYQIQDQPFDFDSEMELQFKKLRDYGQSFLEIKQEMGFSHSELQQYKEKLLKENRISKVQKISPEVIQNLLNKDYSIEEISEILNRSIKTIYHYIYLHKLSLPEKPIEHIFMTHHNLSEIYDYEKNAEMGIDYNNLTKSSEESVYWICKTHGSYKQRVDTKARSEHYWLCSECNQERFVDYVKQMREEEKYEVKENSLYDINPKVLNQIWMKDRNERSPKQYSANTPRETVWVKIDGKPKEMRIDHLNTYLNQYDEKCKKNKKLENEEKELKKKISKLLSGNTPYKKIMKELKIGQKRFYRLKDELE, from the coding sequence ATGAAGTTAGCGGAATTAGATCAATTATATAGAAATCTTTTTAAAGATTATTTAGAAAATCAAGAAGGTATAAATTGGGATAGTTATATCAAACAAGAAAAGAAAATAGTGGAAAGTTATTTGATAGATTTACTCAATAAAGGGGATAATTTGAAATCTAGGCAAACGGATACTCCTATAATTGAGACCCACCGAGAATTAGTTAATGAAATTTGGGACTGGGAAAGTAACAGTCAATTAGAGATATTTCCTGATAGATATAGTAGTGGATCCCAGCAGTCTGCAATCTTCATTTGTCCAAACAACAATACACACCCTCCTTATATAAAGAAAATTTATCAGCTATTTAATGAAACACAAGGCTGCCCATATTGTGCTGGTAATTATAAAAGATGTATTACTAACTCTTTTGGTTATCTAAAAAAAGATTTTACACAGTACTGGGATATCAAACAAAATGGTCAACTTACCCCTTTTCATGTCGGGATTGGGGCAGAAGAAGAGGTTTCTTTTATTTGTGCAGGGTGTAAAAAAGAAAGCAAAATATGTAAAGTTCAAAATTATAAAGTGCTTCGTTACTGTGACTCATGTAAATCTCACTTTAAAACAAAGAGGAAAAAAAGGAATCCCATTTTAAATGATGAAATGGAAAGTTTTTATAATAGCGTGTGGGATGAATTTTCTTCAGATGTACCTCTTAATTGGGAAGAAATATTTGAGAAGGAAAAAGAAATAACAGAACGAGAATTTATGAAAAAGATAGAACTAAAGAAGCGAAATAACAAAAAAGTTGAACCTCTAGATTTAAATTCAGACTTGATTCAAAAAGAATGGAACATTGAATTAAATTTAAAGCTAGGCATTGAACCGGAAAAATTTTCAAAGGGTAGTAGCCAGATTGCCGTGTTTAATTGTATTGAAGAGGAGCTTCATCCTTCTTATGATACAAAAATTTCTAATAAAACTTTAAATGAAAATAAATGTCCATATTGTAATCTTCAAAGAATTTGTATACACAATTCATTTGGGTACCGCTATCCTGAGGTGGCTATTTCTTGGAGTGACGAAAAAAATGGGGAAGTAAATCCTTTTAAGATTTCACACGGGGTTAATAAAAAGTATTTTTTTACTTGCCCTGTTTGCGAGAATGAGGAATGGTACACAACACCAATAAATCGAGTTAAACGATATGCTTGCCCGACATGTATGAAAGGCAAAAATGTTTCTTTTCCTCAGCATGCAATTTACTACTATTTTAAAAAGTTGGTTTCAAAAAAAACGGAGCTTTGTTTTGATTTAAATCGTGATATTCCTAAAGCGCATGTATTAGAAATAGATGTTTTTTTACCATATTTTAAATTTGGTATTGAGTATCACGGTGAATATTATCACAAGGATAAAGAAGAGTCGGATCTCGAAAAGAAACATAAAATTACTAAGAGAGGGATCGATCTGATTATTATTCGGGAGTCAGATAGATTAGAATTCAAGGAAACAGAAACTCAGTATATTCACTATACAAAAAGTGGGTTTGGAACAATAGAATATTTTAATTCTTTAAAGGAATGTATCTTAAAAAGTTTTGATTATTTGTGTAGTAATTTTCCTGAATTATCAAGTGTGAAAAACCGATTTGATGAAATTGATATTGAGAAAGATGCCTTTGAAATTCAAAAACATCTTTTTTATCCAAAGGAAAATCATTTTTTTGTAACACATCCATACTTAAAAGAACATTGGGACGACGAAAAGAATAAGAAAGAAGGGTTTAGGCCAGAATTTTTTACAGCAGGGTCTAACACCAAGGTCTTTTGGAAGTGTTTAACGTGTAATAAGGAGAGTTATGAACGTCCTATTAAAACGATGTGTAATTCTCAACAGATTATTGGCTGTAAATCATGTATGTCTTCGTATATGTCAAAGGTAAAAACTGATTATTTTAAAAATAAACCTAAATATGAAGTAGTATCAGATAGCATAGCTGAAACTCACCCTGACATTTTGCATATATGGATGTACGATAAAAATGGAGAAATGAGGCCAGAATATTTAAAGGCAAACTCCAGTGAGGAAATTATTGTAATGTGGAATGGGGAAGAAAGAACGTCAACTGTTCGTAACATTATAGATAGCCTGGAGAGAAAAGAAAAAAGAGACAAAGAAACTAAGAAAAAAGAGAAAGAAATAATAGATGGTTTTTTAAAAGGACATACTAAGCAGAAAATTAAAGACGATTGTAAAGTGTCGGATAAGAGAATTAATAATGTTTATGAAAAATATATTGAGAGCGGAATATACCAAATTCAAGATCAACCATTTGACTTTGATAGTGAAATGGAATTACAGTTTAAAAAGCTTAGGGATTACGGCCAGAGCTTTTTGGAAATAAAGCAGGAGATGGGCTTTTCGCATAGTGAGCTTCAGCAATATAAGGAGAAGCTTCTTAAAGAGAACAGAATTTCAAAGGTTCAAAAAATTTCCCCAGAAGTGATTCAAAATCTACTAAATAAAGATTATAGTATTGAGGAGATCTCTGAAATATTAAACAGATCAATAAAGACGATTTATCATTATATATATCTGCATAAGCTATCGCTACCTGAAAAACCGATAGAACATATCTTTATGACACATCATAATTTATCGGAAATTTATGATTATGAAAAGAATGCTGAAATGGGTATTGATTATAATAACCTTACGAAGTCTAGTGAGGAAAGTGTGTATTGGATCTGTAAAACACATGGCTCTTATAAACAACGAGTTGATACAAAGGCTCGGTCAGAACATTACTGGCTCTGTAGTGAGTGCAATCAGGAGCGGTTTGTTGATTATGTAAAACAAATGAGAGAAGAAGAAAAATACGAAGTTAAAGAGAACAGTTTATATGATATTAACCCGAAAGTATTAAATCAAATATGGATGAAAGACCGAAATGAACGGAGCCCTAAACAATACAGTGCAAACACTCCAAGGGAAACAGTTTGGGTCAAGATAGATGGAAAACCAAAAGAGATGAGAATTGATCATTTAAATACTTATTTAAATCAATATGATGAAAAATGTAAGAAAAATAAAAAGCTAGAAAATGAGGAAAAGGAACTTAAAAAGAAAATCAGTAAATTACTCTCAGGAAACACACCGTATAAAAAAATAATGAAAGAATTGAAAATTGGTCAAAAAAGATTTTATAGATTAAAGGATGAGCTAGAATAA
- a CDS encoding ATP-binding protein, which produces MLPQPLENKTVTISRVHSTVTYPTNFIFIAAMNPCPCGYFGTSGHYCTCTYKQIKPYKNRVSVPILDRFNILFTLQAVKLIEHHFKDSESPNDIKKRVISARKI; this is translated from the coding sequence ATGCTACCACAACCCTTAGAAAACAAAACAGTAACCATTAGTCGTGTCCATTCAACAGTAACCTATCCGACAAACTTCATTTTCATCGCCGCCATGAACCCTTGTCCATGTGGTTACTTTGGCACTAGCGGTCACTATTGCACTTGTACATATAAGCAGATAAAACCGTACAAAAATCGTGTGTCTGTGCCTATCTTAGATCGGTTCAATATACTCTTCACCTTACAAGCAGTAAAACTAATAGAACACCATTTTAAAGATAGTGAGTCTCCCAATGACATAAAGAAACGCGTCATCTCAGCAAGGAAAATCTAG
- a CDS encoding SH3 domain-containing protein, whose protein sequence is MFKKKKVYLISVFVLILLTVGTLVMVISQDQKVTVNDLSNETAVQTSSEKIPSKQATQKELPVEETAIETAPEVIEDQKEDQTELVKEENAKGEEKEPIKQEKVATPVTKYVAVSSLNVRSGPSLENKVVGTVALNQAVQAVIENDKEAWLKITTDKISGYVNGKYLSEKKLPETEQVESAPSKQTAEQNTIKKASSESSAKKEQPKEVTLPEKQENTAPKNDAEKLTSIDSNHQLILVTTNGYGTSSAKIQTFERNTEGHWKQVLSLSGYIGKNGFASKKVEGDGKSPRGKFSIGTSFGRSGNPGTKLPFRSITSDDVWVDDSTSSLYNTWQSRKKTEGQWKSAENMDIPQYNYGFVINYNTSRVPGAGSAIFFHVSSGHTLGCTGVSQANMVSILKWLDPGKNPTIIQAPSAELVNY, encoded by the coding sequence ATGTTTAAAAAGAAGAAAGTATATCTAATTAGTGTTTTCGTTTTGATTTTGTTAACAGTTGGTACTCTAGTTATGGTTATTTCACAAGATCAAAAGGTAACTGTTAACGATTTATCGAATGAGACGGCCGTTCAAACTTCAAGTGAGAAAATACCAAGTAAACAGGCAACACAGAAGGAATTACCAGTAGAAGAAACAGCTATAGAAACAGCTCCTGAAGTTATTGAAGATCAGAAAGAAGATCAAACCGAGCTTGTTAAAGAAGAGAATGCTAAAGGGGAAGAAAAGGAGCCAATAAAACAAGAGAAAGTGGCTACTCCTGTTACGAAATATGTTGCCGTTTCCTCACTAAATGTCAGGTCGGGTCCTAGTCTAGAAAACAAAGTAGTAGGGACTGTTGCATTGAATCAGGCTGTACAAGCAGTCATTGAAAATGATAAGGAGGCTTGGTTAAAGATTACAACTGACAAAATTTCGGGTTACGTGAATGGGAAATATCTCTCTGAAAAGAAACTGCCTGAAACAGAACAAGTTGAATCAGCACCTTCAAAACAAACAGCAGAGCAAAATACAATCAAGAAAGCAAGTAGTGAATCTTCTGCTAAAAAAGAGCAACCAAAGGAGGTAACGCTCCCTGAAAAGCAAGAAAATACAGCACCTAAAAATGATGCTGAAAAACTTACTAGTATCGATTCTAATCATCAGCTTATTTTAGTTACGACCAACGGTTACGGGACAAGCTCGGCAAAAATTCAAACATTTGAACGGAATACCGAAGGACATTGGAAGCAGGTTCTATCTCTATCTGGATACATTGGTAAAAATGGATTTGCTAGTAAGAAGGTAGAAGGTGATGGGAAAAGTCCTCGAGGAAAATTTTCCATAGGGACATCTTTTGGCCGTAGTGGAAATCCTGGGACAAAGCTTCCGTTTAGAAGTATTACGAGTGATGATGTTTGGGTAGATGATTCAACTTCTTCTCTCTACAATACATGGCAGTCACGAAAGAAAACAGAAGGTCAATGGAAGAGTGCAGAAAACATGGATATTCCTCAATATAACTATGGATTTGTTATTAATTACAATACGTCCAGAGTTCCTGGCGCAGGAAGTGCAATTTTCTTCCACGTCTCAAGCGGACACACTCTTGGATGTACGGGAGTATCACAAGCCAATATGGTTTCCATCCTGAAATGGCTTGACCCTGGCAAGAATCCAACGATTATCCAAGCACCCTCTGCAGAATTGGTGAATTATTAA
- a CDS encoding HRDC domain-containing protein: MSFLKNVFSALTDKREIKEPEIYKGFTEESPLMTHLTSLLEKKDATIDCKKVESHLKLFSIGQTGEKNVLFELQHSMLPMVVLHDVYLEYEHYSAQLDFVILTHKFIMVLEVKKLFGNIHVTDKGEFQRVITKNEKIINKEGMYSPINQVERHVVILEKLLKDKGIIESCPVKYAVTFANPKTILDISKHAPANIQSSVIRHDQIKTFIKNELAKKSPVFLKDQQLYQIADTILESSKEKPFSIEDYKLASGVTSQLKHSPKVKPTSSSSSRKESDIKSALSAYRLRRSKELKVKPYYIFTNKMVESLLEKKPLTIDQLLEIEGIGGKKAEEFGEDIISIIKGTYHEDPSAKKPLTNHKTTIQTENLSREEIKVALTAFRTRRSKELSVKPYYVFTNNTLESILDRKPSTLNELLAIEGIGPKKAEEFGQEILAIIKGSAKN; encoded by the coding sequence ATGTCTTTTCTTAAAAATGTTTTTAGTGCCTTAACAGATAAAAGAGAAATAAAAGAGCCTGAAATCTATAAAGGCTTTACTGAAGAATCACCTTTGATGACACATCTAACTAGTTTACTAGAAAAGAAAGACGCAACAATTGATTGTAAAAAGGTAGAAAGCCATTTAAAGTTGTTTTCCATAGGGCAAACCGGTGAAAAAAACGTTCTATTTGAACTTCAACACTCAATGCTTCCCATGGTTGTGCTTCATGATGTTTATCTAGAGTATGAGCATTACTCTGCTCAACTAGATTTTGTCATTCTTACTCATAAATTCATTATGGTTCTAGAAGTTAAGAAATTGTTTGGTAATATACATGTTACTGATAAGGGTGAGTTTCAACGAGTTATTACTAAGAATGAAAAAATTATTAACAAAGAGGGCATGTATAGCCCGATCAACCAGGTAGAAAGACATGTAGTCATTCTCGAAAAATTGCTTAAAGATAAAGGTATAATCGAAAGTTGCCCAGTCAAATATGCTGTTACTTTTGCAAATCCTAAAACCATTTTAGACATTTCAAAGCATGCTCCAGCAAATATTCAATCTAGCGTCATTCGACATGATCAAATTAAGACGTTCATCAAAAATGAATTAGCGAAAAAGTCGCCTGTATTCTTGAAAGATCAGCAACTCTACCAAATAGCCGATACAATCCTTGAATCTAGTAAAGAAAAACCATTTAGCATCGAGGATTACAAGCTAGCTTCGGGAGTCACGTCTCAACTGAAACATTCACCTAAAGTTAAACCTACTTCAAGTAGTAGTAGTCGTAAAGAAAGTGATATAAAATCAGCCCTATCAGCATATCGTTTAAGACGCTCAAAAGAACTCAAGGTAAAGCCTTACTATATCTTTACTAATAAAATGGTAGAGAGCCTCTTAGAAAAAAAGCCTCTCACAATAGACCAACTTTTGGAGATTGAAGGGATTGGTGGTAAAAAAGCAGAGGAGTTCGGAGAGGATATAATATCTATTATAAAAGGGACCTATCATGAAGATCCCAGCGCCAAAAAGCCACTAACTAATCATAAAACAACCATTCAGACTGAAAATCTAAGCAGAGAAGAAATAAAAGTAGCATTAACTGCATTTAGAACTAGACGATCGAAAGAGTTAAGTGTAAAGCCATACTATGTCTTCACAAATAACACATTAGAATCGATTCTTGATAGGAAACCTAGTACTCTCAATGAGCTACTAGCAATAGAAGGTATTGGACCAAAAAAGGCGGAGGAATTTGGTCAGGAGATACTAGCGATTATAAAAGGTAGTGCTAAAAATTAA
- a CDS encoding APC family permease, producing the protein MEPSVDNKTNSTVENFGYKQELKRSLTFWDLLIYGLVFMVPIAPFGIYGHVAAGSNGMVALAYLIGMVGMIFTALSYARMSEAFPIAGSVYSYAQRGINEHVGFFAGWVILLDYILIPSLLYLVSAAALANIVPEVPIFVWLLLFIGINTVINVRGIEFTAKANKIIVVLELIVLAIFITAATIAVVQGVNGAEFTFKPLYDRDAFDLNVVMGAVSIAVLSFLGFDAISTLAEETKGGKKVVGRAVIFSLLVVGLLFIIQTWVAALIWPDYTTFENADVAFYQIAEMAGGPWLKWMTILATALAWGIADALVAQAAISRILYSMARDKKLPGILSKVHPKFKTPYASTILVAIISLIVTTIFASTINSLASLVNFGALTAFLFLHLSVINYFIRKQKSKDFFNHLLMPIIGFVIIGYVWFSLDPTSKQLGFIWMAIGLAYMVYLKIAKKDSSLGDDLGH; encoded by the coding sequence ATGGAGCCTTCAGTAGATAACAAAACAAACTCCACAGTTGAAAATTTTGGGTATAAGCAAGAACTAAAACGTTCCCTTACATTTTGGGATTTATTAATTTATGGACTTGTCTTTATGGTCCCGATCGCTCCATTTGGTATATATGGCCATGTTGCCGCTGGCTCAAATGGAATGGTTGCTTTAGCTTATTTAATTGGGATGGTCGGAATGATTTTTACCGCATTAAGCTATGCGCGAATGTCAGAGGCATTTCCAATCGCTGGTTCGGTTTACTCTTATGCTCAAAGAGGAATCAACGAACATGTTGGCTTTTTTGCAGGCTGGGTTATTTTATTAGATTATATTTTAATTCCTTCTCTTCTTTATTTAGTCAGTGCAGCCGCGCTAGCAAACATTGTTCCCGAAGTTCCCATCTTCGTTTGGCTTTTGCTATTTATTGGAATTAATACGGTTATTAATGTAAGAGGAATTGAATTTACTGCGAAAGCGAATAAAATTATCGTTGTACTCGAGCTCATCGTTTTAGCGATCTTCATCACAGCCGCAACAATCGCTGTTGTTCAAGGTGTAAATGGTGCAGAATTCACATTCAAACCGTTGTATGATCGCGATGCCTTCGACTTAAATGTTGTAATGGGTGCTGTATCGATTGCTGTGTTAAGCTTCCTTGGCTTTGACGCCATCTCCACTTTAGCAGAAGAAACAAAGGGTGGAAAAAAGGTTGTCGGTCGCGCCGTTATTTTCTCCTTATTAGTAGTAGGTTTATTATTTATCATTCAAACGTGGGTCGCCGCTCTTATTTGGCCAGATTACACAACATTTGAAAATGCCGATGTAGCCTTCTATCAAATTGCAGAAATGGCTGGTGGACCTTGGTTAAAATGGATGACAATTCTTGCAACGGCATTAGCATGGGGAATAGCAGATGCACTCGTTGCCCAAGCCGCGATATCTCGGATTCTTTATAGTATGGCTCGCGATAAAAAGCTTCCTGGCATTTTATCTAAAGTCCATCCCAAATTTAAAACACCATACGCAAGTACAATATTAGTTGCTATTATTTCATTAATCGTTACAACTATTTTCGCATCAACAATTAATAGTCTTGCCTCTTTAGTTAACTTTGGTGCCTTAACTGCGTTCTTATTCTTGCACCTATCTGTCATCAATTATTTTATTCGAAAGCAAAAAAGTAAAGATTTCTTCAACCACCTCCTGATGCCAATCATCGGATTTGTCATCATTGGGTACGTATGGTTCAGTCTAGATCCAACATCGAAGCAGCTCGGATTCATCTGGATGGCGATTGGCTTAGCCTATATGGTTTATTTAAAAATCGCGAAGAAGGATTCCAGCTTAGGTGATGATCTGGGGCATTAG
- a CDS encoding acetamidase/formamidase family protein, with protein MSWLLSLKKEHYMYAFDKQNEPAIHVSSGDQIVIDTYDCFQDQIQSESASFQSIDWDRINPATGPVYVEGALPGDVLKVKINNIELGDKGVMATGKDLGVMGHRLEGFDIKILPIENNKAIFDEHVQIPLNPMIGVIGVAPEHEAVNCGTPGAHGGNMDTTLITTGATLYFPVFQEGALFGLGDLHAAMGDGEIGVSGVEIPGKVTVTLEVVKGHSIPFPFVENDKGIASLVSSETLDEAAKKSVEIMIDLLQPKTNLSLSHFTMLMSAVGQSQISQIVDPLLTARFFVPKWILEAYQIDVFK; from the coding sequence ATGTCTTGGTTGTTATCACTAAAGAAAGAACATTATATGTACGCGTTTGATAAACAGAATGAACCAGCTATTCACGTCTCGTCTGGTGATCAAATCGTTATTGACACGTACGATTGCTTTCAAGATCAAATTCAATCAGAGTCCGCTTCTTTTCAATCCATTGATTGGGATCGAATCAATCCTGCCACAGGTCCGGTCTATGTTGAAGGTGCACTTCCTGGTGATGTGTTAAAGGTCAAGATTAACAACATCGAGTTAGGCGATAAAGGGGTAATGGCTACTGGGAAAGACCTCGGTGTGATGGGTCATCGATTAGAAGGCTTTGATATTAAAATTTTACCTATTGAAAATAACAAAGCTATCTTTGATGAGCATGTCCAGATTCCCTTAAACCCGATGATTGGAGTAATTGGAGTTGCTCCTGAACATGAAGCGGTAAATTGCGGAACTCCTGGGGCACATGGTGGAAATATGGATACCACACTCATTACAACAGGTGCCACATTATATTTCCCCGTCTTTCAAGAAGGTGCATTATTTGGGTTAGGAGATTTACATGCTGCAATGGGTGATGGTGAGATTGGAGTGTCCGGTGTTGAAATTCCTGGAAAGGTCACCGTCACACTTGAAGTAGTGAAAGGTCATTCCATTCCCTTTCCTTTCGTGGAAAATGATAAAGGAATTGCATCTCTTGTCTCATCAGAAACATTAGATGAAGCAGCAAAGAAATCTGTCGAGATCATGATTGACCTTTTACAGCCCAAAACAAATCTCTCATTAAGTCACTTTACCATGCTGATGAGTGCTGTAGGGCAATCACAAATCTCGCAAATAGTGGACCCGCTATTAACAGCAAGATTCTTTGTTCCTAAATGGATTTTAGAAGCCTATCAAATAGACGTTTTTAAATAG
- a CDS encoding response regulator transcription factor, translated as MKLLIVDDEYLEIEQIRFLLTKHFPLWEIFDAEDASMALKILEKEQINLAFLDIHMPGESGLELAKKLKQRKMETELIFVTAYQDFDYVKQALHLHALDYLVKPVIETELIDVMKKYVATHQQAVAKSQAVQHVLSKIETSFQEKLNLTEIANEIPVNPTYLSRKFSEEIGKTFQEYLTLYRIQKAKGLLKKHPDWSMTMIAEHSGFNSQHHFSNTFKKMEQITPSHYKETLR; from the coding sequence ATGAAACTACTTATTGTAGATGATGAGTACTTAGAAATTGAACAAATCCGTTTTTTACTTACAAAACACTTTCCATTATGGGAGATATTCGATGCAGAGGATGCGTCAATGGCATTGAAAATACTTGAAAAAGAACAAATTAATCTCGCTTTTTTAGACATACATATGCCTGGAGAATCTGGTTTAGAGCTAGCCAAAAAACTAAAGCAACGAAAAATGGAAACAGAGCTGATCTTTGTGACGGCTTATCAAGATTTTGATTACGTCAAACAAGCCCTTCACTTACATGCCCTCGATTATTTAGTGAAACCTGTCATTGAAACAGAGCTGATTGACGTCATGAAGAAATATGTCGCAACACACCAGCAGGCTGTGGCAAAGTCTCAAGCCGTTCAGCACGTGTTAAGTAAAATTGAGACGAGCTTTCAGGAAAAGCTAAATTTAACGGAGATTGCCAATGAAATTCCGGTTAATCCTACCTATTTGAGCAGGAAATTCTCAGAGGAAATCGGTAAGACCTTTCAAGAATATTTAACCCTCTATCGAATTCAAAAAGCAAAAGGCCTGTTAAAAAAGCATCCCGATTGGAGTATGACAATGATTGCCGAACACTCTGGATTTAATAGTCAGCATCATTTCAGTAATACGTTCAAAAAAATGGAGCAAATCACTCCTTCTCATTATAAGGAGACGCTTAGATGA
- a CDS encoding sensor histidine kinase, with the protein MLRLIDQELDFLELENARVKLEKELQESEYHQLNQRIQPHFLFNALNSFLSLTRIGRYEEMVRGMERFSLFLRYKYQEKDVLVPFHTELTHTENYVSIQQLRFGNRLLVTYDISPMLDSVMIPPYTLQTLVENAFKHGLDKKSGEKVLHIHFTREGNWVCLRVMDNGPATINDHDLKNGVGLDNIHRRFQLLFDLRSELSLTKNTEGYTVAKAKWPYIPGDEGL; encoded by the coding sequence ATGCTGAGGTTGATTGATCAGGAGTTGGATTTTTTGGAGTTGGAGAATGCTCGGGTGAAGCTGGAGAAGGAGCTTCAGGAGAGTGAGTATCATCAATTGAATCAGAGAATTCAGCCTCATTTCTTATTTAATGCGTTAAATTCCTTTTTATCGTTAACAAGGATTGGTCGATATGAAGAGATGGTGAGAGGAATGGAGAGGTTTTCGCTCTTTCTTCGTTATAAATACCAAGAAAAGGATGTGCTCGTTCCGTTTCACACCGAGCTTACGCATACGGAGAATTATGTGAGTATTCAGCAGCTTCGATTTGGTAACCGACTGCTCGTCACATACGATATCAGTCCGATGCTAGATTCTGTCATGATCCCCCCCTATACTCTTCAAACACTTGTCGAAAATGCATTTAAGCATGGACTGGATAAAAAGTCAGGTGAGAAAGTGTTACACATTCATTTTACACGTGAAGGAAATTGGGTGTGTCTTCGTGTGATGGACAACGGCCCTGCTACTATAAACGATCACGACCTCAAGAATGGGGTAGGCTTAGATAATATACATCGTCGTTTTCAGCTTCTCTTTGATTTAAGAAGTGAGCTATCGCTAACAAAAAATACAGAAGGCTACACAGTTGCTAAAGCTAAATGGCCGTATATACCTGGAGATGAAGGACTATGA
- a CDS encoding sigma-70 family RNA polymerase sigma factor, translating into MYQEGQFEKLHQQFEPMIFSVIKRLSIYKNESEFYQVGLIALWEASQRFQKEKGEFKSFAYSYIIGRMKTALTQERKKEDHETEFDDQVKDQAASSDDFSALLSDDEIQDLSTILTMNQSKWLKAYCLEGKTPSEIAHDEGVSVAAVKAWRRDALGKVRKHYMEA; encoded by the coding sequence ATGTATCAAGAAGGTCAATTTGAAAAGCTGCATCAACAATTTGAACCAATGATTTTTTCCGTTATTAAGAGGTTAAGTATTTATAAGAATGAAAGTGAATTTTACCAAGTCGGTTTAATCGCCTTATGGGAGGCGTCCCAACGATTTCAAAAGGAAAAAGGAGAGTTCAAATCCTTTGCTTATTCCTACATTATAGGCCGAATGAAAACGGCGCTTACGCAGGAAAGAAAGAAGGAAGATCATGAAACAGAGTTTGATGATCAGGTAAAGGATCAAGCAGCAAGCTCTGATGATTTTTCAGCTCTTCTATCAGATGATGAAATTCAAGACTTATCCACGATCCTAACAATGAATCAATCTAAATGGCTAAAAGCGTATTGCTTGGAAGGGAAAACACCAAGTGAAATCGCTCATGATGAAGGTGTATCTGTTGCTGCGGTGAAGGCTTGGCGTCGGGATGCGCTTGGGAAGGTAAGAAAGCATTATATGGAAGCATAG